One Gadus morhua chromosome 1, gadMor3.0, whole genome shotgun sequence DNA segment encodes these proteins:
- the lima1a gene encoding LIM domain and actin-binding protein 1a isoform X2 translates to MASVASFTRSQWSSQSLRVTAKELSIVSSRGKNNAIAERFSKYQMAAEESNAEKKKMVVEALPQTLCNGNLNVLKKRWEQPQQARPSSSNSTTRTTRSSSATRPSSATRPTSATRPTSATRLTRSSSATRPTSATRPSSATRPTTTTTTRPPRPPSSTSTNGTTRPPAKPTSLQQRAAPTPRPLAPAAPLLNTQEDTPNTSSPPPPREPQREPQAAPRAGEAADMERPEGGAVEVPEEEKANVPLSSLKMMFENGGAGQVSSEQEETGGNTAEMDHLSGGPDGAESTPLKDRMALYQAAVSKQEALPTSVSSDQLDSYSGKQKENVPPHSPDKGPDSEPNSRKPSNSSDTNGGGSSSSTPGSSQPKRQNFRPPARETCVSCSKTVYPLERLVANQQVFHNTCFRCTHCNTKLSLVNYASLHNNVYCKPHFCQLFKAKGNYDEGFGHRPHKELWGAKGEAGEGSTQARTETRPKPQTPAPELDSPSVEDSPLAAVNVLMATMETMAQGSAERPPRPAETRRLKISWPPRAEAEGEAAGGGPALTAVTPALNGASATAKQVRAKWPPEEELSSLCAPGGESLEASELSGMHRSSSLKERRRPFTLAARSAAPDGPPEGPAAHPQPRDPGHQGDGLAPSTSMELQQPQAGGQSDDPTATRDSWVDDEEEEELRGAEEEEEDEEEEGEQMEEEQMEEEDILLDEEEEVPSLQGSPMEPAGLSSADSEQGAVGDPAPQDAGPWDREEETPPEKEALSVEEIIKRNRHYDDEEEEEDV, encoded by the exons ATGGCCTCCGTCGCTTCCTTCACCCGCAGCCAGTGGTCCTCCCAGTCGCTGAGGGTCACTGCCAAAGAGCTGTCAATCGTCTCCTCCAGGGGCAAGAACAACGCCATCGCAGAACGCTTCTCCAA ATACCAGATGGCTGCAGAGGAGAGCAATgcagagaagaagaaaatg GTGGTGGAAGCCTTGCCTCAGACACTGTGCAACGGGAATCTGAATGTCCTGAAGAAACGCTGGGAGCAACCGCAGCAGGCTAGACCCTCCAGCTCCAACAGCACCACCAGGACCACGAGGTCCTCCAGCGCCACCAGGCCCTCCAGCGCCACCAGgcccaccagcgccaccaggcccaccagcgccaccaggCTCACGAGGTCCTCCAGCGCCACCAGgcccaccagcgccaccaggccctccagcgccaccaggcccaccaccaccaccaccaccagaccccccagaccccccagctccaccagcaccaACGGCACCACCAGACCGCCCGCCAAGCCGACATCTCTTCAGCAGCGCGCCGCCCCTACGCCGAGACCTCTagcccccgccgccccgctgCTCAACACCCAGGAGGACACCCCGAACACCTcctccccgcccccgccccgggAGCCGCAGCGGGAGCCCCAGGCCGCGCCCCGGGCCGGAGAGGCGGCGGACATGGAGCGGCCGGAGGGGGGCGCCGTGGAGGTCcccgaggaggagaaggccaacGTGCCGCTCAGCAGCCTCAAGATGATGTTCGAGAACGGGGGAGCTGGCCAG GTATCTAGTGAGCAGGAAGAGACGGGAGGAAATACTGCAGAAATGGACCATCTATCAGgag GGCCGGACGGGGCCGAGTCCACCCCTCTGAAGGACAGGATGGCTCTCTACCAGGCTGCCGTCTCCAAGCAGGAAGCCCTGCCCACCTCCGTCAGT AGTGACCAGCTGGATAGCTACAGTGGAAAGCAGAAGGAGAATGTTCCCCCCCACAGTCCAGACAAG GGTCCGGACTCTGAGCCCAACAGCAGGAAGCCCTCCAACTCCTCGGACACCAACG gcggcggcagcagcagcagcaccccgGGGTCCTCTCAGCCGAAGAGG CAAAACTTCCGCCCCCCGGCGAGGGAGACGTGCGTCTCCTGTTCCAAGACGGTCTATCCCCTGGAGCGCCTGGTGGCCAACCAGCAGGTGTTCCACAACACCTGCTTCCGCTGCACGCACTGCAACACCAAGCTCAG CCTGGTGAACTACGCCTCTCTGCACAACAACGTCTACTGCAAGCCGCACTTCTGCCAGCTGTTCAAGGCCAAGGGCAACTACGACGAGGGCTTCGGCCACCGGCCGCACAAGGAGCTGTGGGGCGCCAAAGGGGAGGCCGGGGAGGGCTCAACGCAGGCCAGGACCGAGACCAGACCCAAGCCCCAGACCCCGGCTCCGGAGCTGGACAGTCCCAGCGTGGAGGACTCCCCTCTGGCCGCAGTCAACGTCCTCATGGCCACCATGGAGACCATGGCCCAGGGCTCGGCGGAGAGACCCCCGCGGCCCGCAGAGACCCGCCGCCTCAAGATCTCCTGGCCCCCGCGGGCCGAGGCAGAAGGGGAGGCTGCAGGCGGGGGGCCCGCTCTCACAGCCGTGACCCCTGCCCTTAACGGGGCCTCCGCCACCGCCAAGCAAGTCCGAGCCAAGTGGCccccggaggaggagctgtcCTCCCTGTGCGCCCCCGGGGGGGAGAGCCTCGAGGCCAGCGAGCTGTCCGGCATGCACAGGAGCTCCTCCCTGAAGGAGCGCCGCCGGCCCTTCACGCTGGCCGCTCGGAGCGCTGCCCCCGACGGCCCCCCGGAGGGCCCCGCGGCCCACCCGCAGCCACGGGATCCGGGGCACCAGGGCGACGGCCTGGCGCCCTCCACCAGCATGGAGCTACAGCAGCCGCAGGCCGGCGGCCAGTCAGACGACCCGACGGCCACGCGGGACAGCTGGGTGgatgacgaggaagaggaggagctgcgaggggctgaggaggaggaggaggacgaggaagaagagggggagCAGATGGAGGAAGAGCAGATGGAAGAAGAGGACATCCTTttggatgaagaggaagaggtgccATCACTCCAGGGGAGTCCCATGGAGCCCGCCGGGCTGTCGTCCGCCGACAGCGAGCAGGGGGCCGTCGGCGACCCGGCCCCCCAGGACGCGGGCCCCTGGGACCGCGAAGAGGAGACGCCACCAGAGAAGGAGGCACTTTCTGTGGAGGAGATAATCAAACGGAACCGTCACTATgacgacgaggaggaagaggaggatgtatGA
- the lima1a gene encoding LIM domain and actin-binding protein 1a isoform X1 → MASVASFTRSQWSSQSLRVTAKELSIVSSRGKNNAIAERFSKYQMAAEESNAEKKKMVVEALPQTLCNGNLNVLKKRWEQPQQARPSSSNSTTRTTRSSSATRPSSATRPTSATRPTSATRLTRSSSATRPTSATRPSSATRPTTTTTTRPPRPPSSTSTNGTTRPPAKPTSLQQRAAPTPRPLAPAAPLLNTQEDTPNTSSPPPPREPQREPQAAPRAGEAADMERPEGGAVEVPEEEKANVPLSSLKMMFENGGAGQVSSEQEETGGNTAEMDHLSGGPDGAESTPLKDRMALYQAAVSKQEALPTSVSSDQLDSYSGKQKENVPPHSPDKQGPDSEPNSRKPSNSSDTNGGGSSSSTPGSSQPKRQNFRPPARETCVSCSKTVYPLERLVANQQVFHNTCFRCTHCNTKLSLVNYASLHNNVYCKPHFCQLFKAKGNYDEGFGHRPHKELWGAKGEAGEGSTQARTETRPKPQTPAPELDSPSVEDSPLAAVNVLMATMETMAQGSAERPPRPAETRRLKISWPPRAEAEGEAAGGGPALTAVTPALNGASATAKQVRAKWPPEEELSSLCAPGGESLEASELSGMHRSSSLKERRRPFTLAARSAAPDGPPEGPAAHPQPRDPGHQGDGLAPSTSMELQQPQAGGQSDDPTATRDSWVDDEEEEELRGAEEEEEDEEEEGEQMEEEQMEEEDILLDEEEEVPSLQGSPMEPAGLSSADSEQGAVGDPAPQDAGPWDREEETPPEKEALSVEEIIKRNRHYDDEEEEEDV, encoded by the exons ATGGCCTCCGTCGCTTCCTTCACCCGCAGCCAGTGGTCCTCCCAGTCGCTGAGGGTCACTGCCAAAGAGCTGTCAATCGTCTCCTCCAGGGGCAAGAACAACGCCATCGCAGAACGCTTCTCCAA ATACCAGATGGCTGCAGAGGAGAGCAATgcagagaagaagaaaatg GTGGTGGAAGCCTTGCCTCAGACACTGTGCAACGGGAATCTGAATGTCCTGAAGAAACGCTGGGAGCAACCGCAGCAGGCTAGACCCTCCAGCTCCAACAGCACCACCAGGACCACGAGGTCCTCCAGCGCCACCAGGCCCTCCAGCGCCACCAGgcccaccagcgccaccaggcccaccagcgccaccaggCTCACGAGGTCCTCCAGCGCCACCAGgcccaccagcgccaccaggccctccagcgccaccaggcccaccaccaccaccaccaccagaccccccagaccccccagctccaccagcaccaACGGCACCACCAGACCGCCCGCCAAGCCGACATCTCTTCAGCAGCGCGCCGCCCCTACGCCGAGACCTCTagcccccgccgccccgctgCTCAACACCCAGGAGGACACCCCGAACACCTcctccccgcccccgccccgggAGCCGCAGCGGGAGCCCCAGGCCGCGCCCCGGGCCGGAGAGGCGGCGGACATGGAGCGGCCGGAGGGGGGCGCCGTGGAGGTCcccgaggaggagaaggccaacGTGCCGCTCAGCAGCCTCAAGATGATGTTCGAGAACGGGGGAGCTGGCCAG GTATCTAGTGAGCAGGAAGAGACGGGAGGAAATACTGCAGAAATGGACCATCTATCAGgag GGCCGGACGGGGCCGAGTCCACCCCTCTGAAGGACAGGATGGCTCTCTACCAGGCTGCCGTCTCCAAGCAGGAAGCCCTGCCCACCTCCGTCAGT AGTGACCAGCTGGATAGCTACAGTGGAAAGCAGAAGGAGAATGTTCCCCCCCACAGTCCAGACAAG CAGGGTCCGGACTCTGAGCCCAACAGCAGGAAGCCCTCCAACTCCTCGGACACCAACG gcggcggcagcagcagcagcaccccgGGGTCCTCTCAGCCGAAGAGG CAAAACTTCCGCCCCCCGGCGAGGGAGACGTGCGTCTCCTGTTCCAAGACGGTCTATCCCCTGGAGCGCCTGGTGGCCAACCAGCAGGTGTTCCACAACACCTGCTTCCGCTGCACGCACTGCAACACCAAGCTCAG CCTGGTGAACTACGCCTCTCTGCACAACAACGTCTACTGCAAGCCGCACTTCTGCCAGCTGTTCAAGGCCAAGGGCAACTACGACGAGGGCTTCGGCCACCGGCCGCACAAGGAGCTGTGGGGCGCCAAAGGGGAGGCCGGGGAGGGCTCAACGCAGGCCAGGACCGAGACCAGACCCAAGCCCCAGACCCCGGCTCCGGAGCTGGACAGTCCCAGCGTGGAGGACTCCCCTCTGGCCGCAGTCAACGTCCTCATGGCCACCATGGAGACCATGGCCCAGGGCTCGGCGGAGAGACCCCCGCGGCCCGCAGAGACCCGCCGCCTCAAGATCTCCTGGCCCCCGCGGGCCGAGGCAGAAGGGGAGGCTGCAGGCGGGGGGCCCGCTCTCACAGCCGTGACCCCTGCCCTTAACGGGGCCTCCGCCACCGCCAAGCAAGTCCGAGCCAAGTGGCccccggaggaggagctgtcCTCCCTGTGCGCCCCCGGGGGGGAGAGCCTCGAGGCCAGCGAGCTGTCCGGCATGCACAGGAGCTCCTCCCTGAAGGAGCGCCGCCGGCCCTTCACGCTGGCCGCTCGGAGCGCTGCCCCCGACGGCCCCCCGGAGGGCCCCGCGGCCCACCCGCAGCCACGGGATCCGGGGCACCAGGGCGACGGCCTGGCGCCCTCCACCAGCATGGAGCTACAGCAGCCGCAGGCCGGCGGCCAGTCAGACGACCCGACGGCCACGCGGGACAGCTGGGTGgatgacgaggaagaggaggagctgcgaggggctgaggaggaggaggaggacgaggaagaagagggggagCAGATGGAGGAAGAGCAGATGGAAGAAGAGGACATCCTTttggatgaagaggaagaggtgccATCACTCCAGGGGAGTCCCATGGAGCCCGCCGGGCTGTCGTCCGCCGACAGCGAGCAGGGGGCCGTCGGCGACCCGGCCCCCCAGGACGCGGGCCCCTGGGACCGCGAAGAGGAGACGCCACCAGAGAAGGAGGCACTTTCTGTGGAGGAGATAATCAAACGGAACCGTCACTATgacgacgaggaggaagaggaggatgtatGA